A single genomic interval of Electrophorus electricus isolate fEleEle1 chromosome 2, fEleEle1.pri, whole genome shotgun sequence harbors:
- the ddah2 gene encoding N(G),N(G)-dimethylarginine dimethylaminohydrolase 2, producing MASVCPYGPFTHAIVRGIPESFGKLAEGGEAVETDVARAQRQFGVLMGALRQKVGLQLMEIPTDAEFPESWRIEDIAVIQGDTALITCPYKQQRRAEAEAVREVLYELNMNVVEMGEEEGGSGGATLEGSDVLFTGKEFFVGISKHTNHHGAEVLANTFRDFAVSTVPVCGGSRLKNICSMGGPETIIFSNSEGAKKTLRMMEQLTDYNYDMLSVPESVAANCVYVRSPAKVDFLLHPTVDECPNSIAAFQKLPDYTLLPTACSEASKLGGMLSSFCLLINRKFNY from the exons aTGGCAAGTGTTTGTCCATATGGTCCCTTTACCCATGCCATTGTCAGAGGAATCCCAGAATCCTTTGGGAAGCTGGCAGAGGGTGGTGAGGCTGTAGAAACAGATGTGGCCAGGGCTCAGCGCCAGTTTGGGGTGCTGATGGGGGCGCTGCGGCAGAAGGTGGGGCTTCAGCTGATGGAGATACCAACAGACGCCGAGTTTCCTGAGAGCTGGAGGATAGAGGACATTGCAGTCATCCAGGGAGACACGGCCCTCATCACATGCCCCTACAAACAGCAGAGACGTGCAGAG gcagaggcagtgagggaggtCCTTTATGAGCTGAACATGAACGTGGTAGAgatgggagaggaggaggggggctCTGGAGGTGCGACCCTGGAGGGCAGTGACGTGCTCTTCACAGGGAAAGAATTCTTTGTGGGGATCTCCAAGCACACCAACCATCACGGAGCCGAAGTGCTCGCCAACACCTTCAGG GACTTTGCCGTTTCCACGGTACCTGTGTGCGGGGGTTCTCGTCTGAAGAACATTTGCTCCATGGGAGGTCCTGAAACCATCATCTTCAGTAACAGCGAGGGAGCCAAAAAGACCTTACGG ATGATGGAACAGCTGACGGATTATAACTATGACATGCTGTCTGTGCCGGAGTCTGTGGCAGCTAACTGCGTGTATGTGCGCAGCCCAGCCAAAGTGGACTTCCTGCTGCATCCCACTGTAGATGAGTGTCCCAACAGCATAGCC GCCTTTCAGAAGTTGCCTGACTACACTCTCCTCCCCACCGCCTGCAGTGAGGCCTCCAAGCTAGGAGGGATGCTGTCTTCTTTCTGCCTGCTTATTAACCGGAAGTTCAACTACTAA